Proteins encoded in a region of the Cotesia glomerata isolate CgM1 unplaced genomic scaffold, MPM_Cglom_v2.3 scaffold_40, whole genome shotgun sequence genome:
- the LOC123274519 gene encoding E3 ubiquitin-protein ligase RNF146 isoform X1 has product MAQAKVETIDLTEDDKTESQGNSMECAVCLQICVHPARLPCSHVFCYLCVKGVANQSKKCPMCRQEIPPDFVEKPNLIEVEETKQPASVVEDEYQWFYEGRNGWWRYDPRTSRDLEKLFQLGHNECQLLICGAVYCIDFQNYCQFPKLQPARKRNIKRDTKNVPHLGIAGWWQYDQRTSLELETAYKQGKRTYELLIAGFLYIADFGSMLQLRRNDPSRQRRIKRDLSNAPKKGIAGLRLNQHDEEPVFREIRGAERSASPASDITGTGDGASTPVPPSNTPQTPAGHASGDATPLTDRTDQRADSLHQVLEQMRSLMLTGHLSLNSDNEVEETTNDGSFSDHHSSSSLL; this is encoded by the exons atggctcAAGCTAAAGTAGAAACAATAGATTTAACTGAGGATGACAAAACTGAAAGTCAag GTAACTCAATGGAGTGCGCAGTATGCCTTCAAATATGTGTCCATCCGGCAAGATTGCCATGCAGCCATGTATTTTGTTATTTGTGCGTCAAAGGCGTTGCTAATCAAAGCAAAAAATGTCCCATGTGTAGACAAGAAATTCCGCCAGATTTTGTGGAAAAACCAAATCTGATTGAAGTCGAAGAAACAAAACAACCAGCCTCTGTCGTTGAGGATGAATACCAGTGGTTTTATGAAGGACgaaatg GTTGGTGGAGATACGATCCTAGAACAAGCCGAGACCTGGAGAAGTTATTCCAACTTGGACATAATGAGTGTCAACTATTAATATGCGGCGCAGTTTATTGtatcgattttcaaaattattgccAATTTCCGAAATTACAACCAGCACGTAAACGCAATATTAAACGTGATACAAAAAATGTTCCACACTTAGGCATTGCTG GTTGGTGGCAATATGATCAGCGTACAAGTCTGGAACTTGAAACAGCTTATAAGCAAGGCAAACGAACATACGAATTATTAATCGCGGGTTTTCTTTATATTGCTGACTTTGGGTCTATGTTACAACTGCGTCGTAATGATCCATCACGCCAACGCCGTATTAAACGTGATTTATCAAATGCACCAAAAAAAGGAATCGCTGGTTTACGTCTCAATCAACATGATGAAGAACCAGTATTCCGTGAAATACGTGGAGCCGAGAGATCTGCTAGCCCAGCAAGCGATATAACcg GAACAGGAGATGGAGCAAGTACACCAGTACCACCAAGTAATACACCGCAGACTCCAGCAGGACACGCCAGTGGTGATGCAACACCTCTAACCGACAGGACGGACCAACGGGCGGATTCTTTACATCAGGTTTTAGAACAAATGCGTTCATTAATGCTTACAGGGCATTTGTCATTAAATAGCGATAATGAAGTTGAAGAAACAACCAACGATGGATCATTTTCAGATCATCATAGTTCCTCCTCCTTGCTGTGA
- the LOC123274519 gene encoding E3 ubiquitin-protein ligase RNF146 isoform X4: MAQAKVETIDLTEDDKTESQGNSMECAVCLQICVHPARLPCSHVFCYLCVKGVANQSKKCPMCRQEIPPDFVEKPNLIEVEETKQPASVVEDEYQWFYEGRNGWWRYDPRTSRDLEKLFQLGHNECQLLICGAVYCIDFQNYCQFPKLQPARKRNIKRDTKNVPHLGIAGWWQYDQRTSLELETAYKQGKRTYELLIAGFLYIADFGSMLQLRRNDPSRQRRIKRDLSNAPKKGIAGLRLNQHDEEPVFREIRGAERSASPASDITGDGASTPVPPSNTPQTPAGHASGDATPLTDRTDQRADSLHQIIIVPPPCCDRSTCRHRQVKIIIKYENHQCRHPYHRPSRN; this comes from the exons atggctcAAGCTAAAGTAGAAACAATAGATTTAACTGAGGATGACAAAACTGAAAGTCAag GTAACTCAATGGAGTGCGCAGTATGCCTTCAAATATGTGTCCATCCGGCAAGATTGCCATGCAGCCATGTATTTTGTTATTTGTGCGTCAAAGGCGTTGCTAATCAAAGCAAAAAATGTCCCATGTGTAGACAAGAAATTCCGCCAGATTTTGTGGAAAAACCAAATCTGATTGAAGTCGAAGAAACAAAACAACCAGCCTCTGTCGTTGAGGATGAATACCAGTGGTTTTATGAAGGACgaaatg GTTGGTGGAGATACGATCCTAGAACAAGCCGAGACCTGGAGAAGTTATTCCAACTTGGACATAATGAGTGTCAACTATTAATATGCGGCGCAGTTTATTGtatcgattttcaaaattattgccAATTTCCGAAATTACAACCAGCACGTAAACGCAATATTAAACGTGATACAAAAAATGTTCCACACTTAGGCATTGCTG GTTGGTGGCAATATGATCAGCGTACAAGTCTGGAACTTGAAACAGCTTATAAGCAAGGCAAACGAACATACGAATTATTAATCGCGGGTTTTCTTTATATTGCTGACTTTGGGTCTATGTTACAACTGCGTCGTAATGATCCATCACGCCAACGCCGTATTAAACGTGATTTATCAAATGCACCAAAAAAAGGAATCGCTGGTTTACGTCTCAATCAACATGATGAAGAACCAGTATTCCGTGAAATACGTGGAGCCGAGAGATCTGCTAGCCCAGCAAGCGATATAACcg GAGATGGAGCAAGTACACCAGTACCACCAAGTAATACACCGCAGACTCCAGCAGGACACGCCAGTGGTGATGCAACACCTCTAACCGACAGGACGGACCAACGGGCGGATTCTTTACATCAG ATCATCATAGTTCCTCCTCCTTGCTGTGATCGTTCAACTTGCCGTCATCGCCAAGTCAAGATAATCATTAAATATGAGAATCATCAATGCCGTCATCCATATCATAGGCCATCAAGGAACTAA
- the LOC123274519 gene encoding E3 ubiquitin-protein ligase rnf146 isoform X2 → MAQAKVETIDLTEDDKTESQGNSMECAVCLQICVHPARLPCSHVFCYLCVKGVANQSKKCPMCRQEIPPDFVEKPNLIEVEETKQPASVVEDEYQWFYEGRNGWWRYDPRTSRDLEKLFQLGHNECQLLICGAVYCIDFQNYCQFPKLQPARKRNIKRDTKNVPHLGIAGWWQYDQRTSLELETAYKQGKRTYELLIAGFLYIADFGSMLQLRRNDPSRQRRIKRDLSNAPKKGIAGLRLNQHDEEPVFREIRGAERSASPASDITGTGDGASTPVPPSNTPQTPAGHASGDATPLTDRTDQRADSLHQIIIVPPPCCDRSTCRHRQVKIIIKYENHQCRHPYHRPSRN, encoded by the exons atggctcAAGCTAAAGTAGAAACAATAGATTTAACTGAGGATGACAAAACTGAAAGTCAag GTAACTCAATGGAGTGCGCAGTATGCCTTCAAATATGTGTCCATCCGGCAAGATTGCCATGCAGCCATGTATTTTGTTATTTGTGCGTCAAAGGCGTTGCTAATCAAAGCAAAAAATGTCCCATGTGTAGACAAGAAATTCCGCCAGATTTTGTGGAAAAACCAAATCTGATTGAAGTCGAAGAAACAAAACAACCAGCCTCTGTCGTTGAGGATGAATACCAGTGGTTTTATGAAGGACgaaatg GTTGGTGGAGATACGATCCTAGAACAAGCCGAGACCTGGAGAAGTTATTCCAACTTGGACATAATGAGTGTCAACTATTAATATGCGGCGCAGTTTATTGtatcgattttcaaaattattgccAATTTCCGAAATTACAACCAGCACGTAAACGCAATATTAAACGTGATACAAAAAATGTTCCACACTTAGGCATTGCTG GTTGGTGGCAATATGATCAGCGTACAAGTCTGGAACTTGAAACAGCTTATAAGCAAGGCAAACGAACATACGAATTATTAATCGCGGGTTTTCTTTATATTGCTGACTTTGGGTCTATGTTACAACTGCGTCGTAATGATCCATCACGCCAACGCCGTATTAAACGTGATTTATCAAATGCACCAAAAAAAGGAATCGCTGGTTTACGTCTCAATCAACATGATGAAGAACCAGTATTCCGTGAAATACGTGGAGCCGAGAGATCTGCTAGCCCAGCAAGCGATATAACcg GAACAGGAGATGGAGCAAGTACACCAGTACCACCAAGTAATACACCGCAGACTCCAGCAGGACACGCCAGTGGTGATGCAACACCTCTAACCGACAGGACGGACCAACGGGCGGATTCTTTACATCAG ATCATCATAGTTCCTCCTCCTTGCTGTGATCGTTCAACTTGCCGTCATCGCCAAGTCAAGATAATCATTAAATATGAGAATCATCAATGCCGTCATCCATATCATAGGCCATCAAGGAACTAA
- the LOC123274519 gene encoding E3 ubiquitin-protein ligase RNF146 isoform X6 translates to MAQAKVETIDLTEDDKTESQGNSMECAVCLQICVHPARLPCSHVFCYLCVKGVANQSKKCPMCRQEIPPDFVEKPNLIEVEETKQPASVVEDEYQWFYEGRNGWWQYDQRTSLELETAYKQGKRTYELLIAGFLYIADFGSMLQLRRNDPSRQRRIKRDLSNAPKKGIAGLRLNQHDEEPVFREIRGAERSASPASDITGTGDGASTPVPPSNTPQTPAGHASGDATPLTDRTDQRADSLHQVLEQMRSLMLTGHLSLNSDNEVEETTNDGSFSDHHSSSSLL, encoded by the exons atggctcAAGCTAAAGTAGAAACAATAGATTTAACTGAGGATGACAAAACTGAAAGTCAag GTAACTCAATGGAGTGCGCAGTATGCCTTCAAATATGTGTCCATCCGGCAAGATTGCCATGCAGCCATGTATTTTGTTATTTGTGCGTCAAAGGCGTTGCTAATCAAAGCAAAAAATGTCCCATGTGTAGACAAGAAATTCCGCCAGATTTTGTGGAAAAACCAAATCTGATTGAAGTCGAAGAAACAAAACAACCAGCCTCTGTCGTTGAGGATGAATACCAGTGGTTTTATGAAGGACgaaatg GTTGGTGGCAATATGATCAGCGTACAAGTCTGGAACTTGAAACAGCTTATAAGCAAGGCAAACGAACATACGAATTATTAATCGCGGGTTTTCTTTATATTGCTGACTTTGGGTCTATGTTACAACTGCGTCGTAATGATCCATCACGCCAACGCCGTATTAAACGTGATTTATCAAATGCACCAAAAAAAGGAATCGCTGGTTTACGTCTCAATCAACATGATGAAGAACCAGTATTCCGTGAAATACGTGGAGCCGAGAGATCTGCTAGCCCAGCAAGCGATATAACcg GAACAGGAGATGGAGCAAGTACACCAGTACCACCAAGTAATACACCGCAGACTCCAGCAGGACACGCCAGTGGTGATGCAACACCTCTAACCGACAGGACGGACCAACGGGCGGATTCTTTACATCAGGTTTTAGAACAAATGCGTTCATTAATGCTTACAGGGCATTTGTCATTAAATAGCGATAATGAAGTTGAAGAAACAACCAACGATGGATCATTTTCAGATCATCATAGTTCCTCCTCCTTGCTGTGA
- the LOC123274519 gene encoding E3 ubiquitin-protein ligase RNF146 isoform X5, which produces MAQAKVETIDLTEDDKTESQGNSMECAVCLQICVHPARLPCSHVFCYLCVKGVANQSKKCPMCRQEIPPDFVEKPNLIEVEETKQPASVVEDEYQWFYEGRNGWWRYDPRTSRDLEKLFQLGHNECQLLICGAVYCIDFQNYCQFPKLQPARKRNIKRWWQYDQRTSLELETAYKQGKRTYELLIAGFLYIADFGSMLQLRRNDPSRQRRIKRDLSNAPKKGIAGLRLNQHDEEPVFREIRGAERSASPASDITGTGDGASTPVPPSNTPQTPAGHASGDATPLTDRTDQRADSLHQVLEQMRSLMLTGHLSLNSDNEVEETTNDGSFSDHHSSSSLL; this is translated from the exons atggctcAAGCTAAAGTAGAAACAATAGATTTAACTGAGGATGACAAAACTGAAAGTCAag GTAACTCAATGGAGTGCGCAGTATGCCTTCAAATATGTGTCCATCCGGCAAGATTGCCATGCAGCCATGTATTTTGTTATTTGTGCGTCAAAGGCGTTGCTAATCAAAGCAAAAAATGTCCCATGTGTAGACAAGAAATTCCGCCAGATTTTGTGGAAAAACCAAATCTGATTGAAGTCGAAGAAACAAAACAACCAGCCTCTGTCGTTGAGGATGAATACCAGTGGTTTTATGAAGGACgaaatg GTTGGTGGAGATACGATCCTAGAACAAGCCGAGACCTGGAGAAGTTATTCCAACTTGGACATAATGAGTGTCAACTATTAATATGCGGCGCAGTTTATTGtatcgattttcaaaattattgccAATTTCCGAAATTACAACCAGCACGTAAACGCAATATTAAAC GTTGGTGGCAATATGATCAGCGTACAAGTCTGGAACTTGAAACAGCTTATAAGCAAGGCAAACGAACATACGAATTATTAATCGCGGGTTTTCTTTATATTGCTGACTTTGGGTCTATGTTACAACTGCGTCGTAATGATCCATCACGCCAACGCCGTATTAAACGTGATTTATCAAATGCACCAAAAAAAGGAATCGCTGGTTTACGTCTCAATCAACATGATGAAGAACCAGTATTCCGTGAAATACGTGGAGCCGAGAGATCTGCTAGCCCAGCAAGCGATATAACcg GAACAGGAGATGGAGCAAGTACACCAGTACCACCAAGTAATACACCGCAGACTCCAGCAGGACACGCCAGTGGTGATGCAACACCTCTAACCGACAGGACGGACCAACGGGCGGATTCTTTACATCAGGTTTTAGAACAAATGCGTTCATTAATGCTTACAGGGCATTTGTCATTAAATAGCGATAATGAAGTTGAAGAAACAACCAACGATGGATCATTTTCAGATCATCATAGTTCCTCCTCCTTGCTGTGA
- the LOC123274519 gene encoding E3 ubiquitin-protein ligase RNF146 isoform X3 has protein sequence MAQAKVETIDLTEDDKTESQGNSMECAVCLQICVHPARLPCSHVFCYLCVKGVANQSKKCPMCRQEIPPDFVEKPNLIEVEETKQPASVVEDEYQWFYEGRNGWWRYDPRTSRDLEKLFQLGHNECQLLICGAVYCIDFQNYCQFPKLQPARKRNIKRDTKNVPHLGIAGWWQYDQRTSLELETAYKQGKRTYELLIAGFLYIADFGSMLQLRRNDPSRQRRIKRDLSNAPKKGIAGLRLNQHDEEPVFREIRGAERSASPASDITGDGASTPVPPSNTPQTPAGHASGDATPLTDRTDQRADSLHQVLEQMRSLMLTGHLSLNSDNEVEETTNDGSFSDHHSSSSLL, from the exons atggctcAAGCTAAAGTAGAAACAATAGATTTAACTGAGGATGACAAAACTGAAAGTCAag GTAACTCAATGGAGTGCGCAGTATGCCTTCAAATATGTGTCCATCCGGCAAGATTGCCATGCAGCCATGTATTTTGTTATTTGTGCGTCAAAGGCGTTGCTAATCAAAGCAAAAAATGTCCCATGTGTAGACAAGAAATTCCGCCAGATTTTGTGGAAAAACCAAATCTGATTGAAGTCGAAGAAACAAAACAACCAGCCTCTGTCGTTGAGGATGAATACCAGTGGTTTTATGAAGGACgaaatg GTTGGTGGAGATACGATCCTAGAACAAGCCGAGACCTGGAGAAGTTATTCCAACTTGGACATAATGAGTGTCAACTATTAATATGCGGCGCAGTTTATTGtatcgattttcaaaattattgccAATTTCCGAAATTACAACCAGCACGTAAACGCAATATTAAACGTGATACAAAAAATGTTCCACACTTAGGCATTGCTG GTTGGTGGCAATATGATCAGCGTACAAGTCTGGAACTTGAAACAGCTTATAAGCAAGGCAAACGAACATACGAATTATTAATCGCGGGTTTTCTTTATATTGCTGACTTTGGGTCTATGTTACAACTGCGTCGTAATGATCCATCACGCCAACGCCGTATTAAACGTGATTTATCAAATGCACCAAAAAAAGGAATCGCTGGTTTACGTCTCAATCAACATGATGAAGAACCAGTATTCCGTGAAATACGTGGAGCCGAGAGATCTGCTAGCCCAGCAAGCGATATAACcg GAGATGGAGCAAGTACACCAGTACCACCAAGTAATACACCGCAGACTCCAGCAGGACACGCCAGTGGTGATGCAACACCTCTAACCGACAGGACGGACCAACGGGCGGATTCTTTACATCAGGTTTTAGAACAAATGCGTTCATTAATGCTTACAGGGCATTTGTCATTAAATAGCGATAATGAAGTTGAAGAAACAACCAACGATGGATCATTTTCAGATCATCATAGTTCCTCCTCCTTGCTGTGA